In bacterium, the following are encoded in one genomic region:
- a CDS encoding GDP-mannose 4,6-dehydratase has translation MHKYLITGGAGFIGSHLAEHLLNLDHEVFAIDNLSTGSMTNIAHLEDNPMFHFVAGELSESPDLDRLVASVDAIYHLAASVGVKNIMDNLVSSIKNNIDSTAKLLEIASKYNKKILLTSTSEVYGKNSQKPSAENDDLRMGETIKSRWSYACSKALDEYLSFAYFNERKLPVTVVRLFNTVGERQTDAYGMVIPTFIKQALRNESLTIHGDGKQSRCFIYVKDVVKAMQLLMDNEQTNGEVYNIGSKQVITIEELADKIIDYTRSKSIKLFIPYNEAYKVGFEDAERREPNTDKIEKLLNFAPQSNIDNIITKVTKYCTENNHITV, from the coding sequence ATGCATAAATATCTTATCACAGGTGGCGCCGGTTTTATCGGGTCCCACCTTGCGGAACACTTATTGAACTTGGATCACGAAGTATTTGCCATCGACAACCTGTCAACCGGTTCAATGACCAATATCGCGCATCTGGAAGACAACCCAATGTTTCATTTTGTTGCGGGCGAACTTTCAGAATCTCCCGACCTCGATCGTCTAGTGGCATCCGTAGACGCGATTTATCATCTTGCGGCGTCAGTTGGCGTTAAAAACATAATGGACAACCTTGTCTCATCAATCAAAAATAATATTGACAGCACCGCGAAACTGCTGGAAATTGCGAGTAAGTATAACAAAAAAATTCTTCTTACTTCTACTTCAGAGGTATATGGAAAGAACAGCCAAAAGCCTTCAGCGGAAAACGATGACTTAAGAATGGGTGAAACAATCAAAAGTCGCTGGTCTTATGCTTGCTCGAAAGCACTCGATGAATATTTGTCGTTCGCCTACTTCAATGAGAGAAAACTACCCGTTACCGTGGTTCGTCTTTTCAACACCGTCGGCGAAAGACAAACAGACGCTTACGGCATGGTCATCCCAACTTTTATTAAGCAAGCCTTGCGAAATGAATCTCTTACTATTCATGGCGACGGCAAACAATCCCGCTGTTTTATTTATGTAAAAGATGTCGTTAAGGCGATGCAACTTCTAATGGACAATGAGCAGACAAACGGAGAAGTTTATAATATTGGCAGTAAACAAGTAATTACAATAGAGGAACTGGCGGACAAAATTATTGATTACACGAGAAGTAAAAGCATTAAACTGTTCATTCCCTACAATGAGGCGTACAAAGTCGGCTTTGAAGACGCCGAGCGCAGAGAACCCAATACCGATAAAATTGAAAAGCTGTTGAATTTTGCGCCACAAAGCAACATTGATAATATTATCACGAAAGTTACCAAATACTGTACGGAAAATAATCATATTACCGTTTGA
- a CDS encoding DUF2304 domain-containing protein gives MISLAFQGSIPPRLQIIAIIGSLALFFFIIFLIKQGRLKEGYSIVWFIVALTMVVLSIFEGLMDYLAETIGIAYAPAMLLLAMVIGLFLLAIHFSLLFSRYDKKIRALAQEHAILKADLAKNNLPKN, from the coding sequence ATGATTTCCCTCGCGTTCCAAGGTTCAATTCCACCAAGATTACAAATTATCGCAATTATCGGCAGTTTGGCTCTCTTTTTTTTCATAATCTTCCTGATTAAGCAAGGCAGACTAAAGGAAGGGTATTCCATTGTTTGGTTTATCGTGGCACTTACTATGGTCGTACTTTCTATTTTTGAAGGCCTAATGGATTATTTAGCCGAAACCATCGGTATTGCCTATGCTCCCGCAATGCTACTTCTCGCAATGGTCATCGGTCTATTTCTTTTGGCCATTCATTTTTCCCTTCTTTTTTCCCGCTACGATAAAAAAATTCGCGCGCTTGCGCAAGAACATGCTATTCTAAAAGCGGATTTAGCAAAAAATAATTTACCCAAAAATTGA
- a CDS encoding glycosyltransferase family 2 protein, with amino-acid sequence MKIAIIIPAYNEEKCLKASIDAIKVSCPQGDIIVVNDASTDKTKEIALSIPNITLLDLPINLGIGGAMRTGLTYVHRNNYDIAMQVDGDGQHDPVFIPNLLEVLNNDKADMVIGSRFLKREGFTSSPMRILGIRIFSFLIYIVTGKYVSDSTSGFRLYNKQALAYAAKHYPTDFPEPESIVMMFQRGFRLNEIPVIMKERQGGVSSVRPIKAAYFVASNSIAILISAIKHPRV; translated from the coding sequence ATGAAGATTGCGATTATCATTCCGGCCTATAACGAAGAAAAATGCCTCAAAGCGTCTATTGATGCAATTAAAGTGTCCTGTCCACAGGGAGACATTATTGTGGTTAACGATGCCTCTACGGACAAGACAAAAGAAATCGCGTTATCCATTCCCAACATCACACTCCTAGATCTACCAATCAATTTAGGAATCGGCGGTGCAATGCGCACAGGGCTTACTTATGTTCACAGAAACAACTACGATATTGCGATGCAAGTGGATGGAGACGGACAACACGATCCTGTTTTTATACCAAACCTATTAGAAGTGTTAAATAATGACAAAGCGGATATGGTAATCGGCAGTCGCTTTCTTAAGCGCGAGGGTTTTACTTCTTCTCCGATGCGTATTTTAGGTATAAGAATTTTCTCTTTCTTAATTTACATAGTCACCGGAAAATACGTTTCTGATTCAACCTCCGGTTTTCGCCTATACAACAAACAAGCCCTTGCCTACGCGGCAAAACACTACCCCACTGATTTTCCTGAACCGGAATCGATCGTTATGATGTTTCAAAGAGGGTTTCGCCTCAATGAAATTCCAGTTATTATGAAAGAACGACAAGGTGGTGTGTCTTCTGTAAGACCAATAAAAGCAGCCTATTTTGTCGCATCTAATTCCATCGCCATTCTTATCAGCGCAATTAAACATCCTAGAGTATGA
- a CDS encoding glycosyltransferase family 4 protein encodes MAREIRGISMDEKKQNKRILVFSPLYPPHIGGLQSHAREFNKYLSMLGYDITVFTPQLPFSAKNEELVCENNSSRCVRVIRFPAFELISNYPVPKFWQPLFWRQVATVRTNKYSIIISRTRFFFSSLLAGWYAKTNKVRWVHIEHGSDFPKLESVWKNFVAVLYDKTLGKLVLWSADVVVANSQASAGFVKEMAGRECKFIYRGVDKAEISVTGPVALNLPQGSLLVVFVGRLISGKGVADLLNALKVIDRKEVFCFIVGDGPQTNDLKSIAQGLGLDKVVFLGEKVHHDTIALIKRADIVINPSYTEGLPTSIIEAALCGKAIIATDVGGTKEIVDHNLSGLLYKPRDVFALVSLLRDLLDNPAKRERLGNGAFQKNKDLFDWEKASLQYVQLFNTIE; translated from the coding sequence ATGGCGCGTGAAATAAGGGGAATCAGTATGGATGAGAAAAAACAAAACAAGAGAATTCTTGTTTTTTCGCCTTTATACCCCCCGCATATAGGCGGGTTACAGTCGCATGCAAGAGAATTTAACAAGTATTTGTCTATGTTGGGTTACGATATTACCGTTTTTACACCACAATTACCGTTTAGTGCTAAAAACGAGGAGTTGGTTTGTGAAAATAATTCTTCGCGTTGCGTAAGGGTAATCAGGTTTCCGGCATTCGAATTGATATCCAATTATCCGGTGCCCAAATTTTGGCAACCGCTTTTTTGGCGTCAGGTGGCAACCGTACGAACTAATAAATATTCAATAATCATTTCGCGCACGAGATTCTTTTTCTCATCCTTGCTGGCTGGCTGGTACGCCAAAACAAACAAGGTTAGATGGGTACACATAGAACACGGTTCGGATTTTCCCAAGCTTGAAAGTGTCTGGAAAAATTTTGTCGCTGTTTTGTATGATAAAACATTGGGGAAGTTGGTGCTCTGGAGCGCGGATGTTGTAGTAGCAAATTCTCAAGCCTCGGCCGGTTTTGTTAAAGAAATGGCCGGGCGAGAGTGCAAATTTATTTATCGAGGAGTAGATAAAGCAGAGATATCTGTAACCGGTCCTGTTGCTTTGAATTTGCCACAAGGGTCGTTATTGGTTGTTTTTGTCGGGCGTTTAATTTCCGGTAAGGGTGTTGCTGATCTTTTAAATGCGTTGAAAGTTATTGATCGCAAAGAAGTATTTTGTTTTATTGTGGGAGATGGTCCGCAGACCAACGATTTGAAAAGTATTGCTCAAGGTTTGGGGTTGGACAAGGTAGTCTTTTTGGGAGAAAAGGTGCACCATGATACTATTGCCTTAATCAAGCGGGCGGATATTGTAATCAACCCCAGTTATACAGAAGGTCTACCAACATCGATAATCGAGGCGGCGCTTTGTGGTAAGGCGATTATTGCGACGGACGTCGGCGGGACGAAGGAGATCGTCGATCACAATCTTAGTGGGCTTTTGTATAAACCAAGAGATGTATTTGCGCTTGTAAGCTTGTTGCGTGATTTGTTGGATAATCCTGCGAAAAGGGAACGTTTGGGTAATGGTGCGTTTCAGAAGAATAAAGACTTATTTGACTGGGAAAAAGCATCTTTGCAATATGTTCAACTTTTTAACACAATTGAATAA
- the asnB gene encoding asparagine synthase (glutamine-hydrolyzing) — MCGITGKINLSGKAVLPDDIEKMNEAIKHRGPDDGGIYISPKKNVGLGHRRLSIIDLSPLGHQPMRYLDRYWIVFNGEIYNFQEKRDLLEKDGYIFKSKTDTEVILALYDKYGKNCLEHLRGMFAFAIYDEKENTIFCARDRVGKKPFKYYLDDKVFIFASELKAILTQKDYEKKPDYVAIHHYLTLQYCPAPLTGFKDIKKLEPAHYLFIDLKTRKVEINRYWILDYTQKLNLSEAEWKIKIMEKLEESVRLRMISDVPLGVFLSGGVDSSAIVGLMSKISDRPVKTFSIGFKEQKYNELSYAKIIADKFKTDHREFIVEAKAIEILPMLIKQYEEPYADSSAIPTYYVSKLTREHVTVALNGDGGDENFAGYGSYRYFKITLFYDKFRYFHKWVVLPIAKILSENIKSDLTHKIYHFAKILSQEPSRRFTYFMSHFDSEMKKELYTDNMKKLTVGHDSFDMLPHKISEAKVVDPLDCAMCMDLSSYIPDGLMVKVDIASMAVALEGRSPLLDHEFIELACQIPSTLKLKGLNKKKYIFKKALEGFIPDEILNRPKMGFGIPLDIWLRSDLKKYTYDNLLSERAINRGIFKREEVKKILDTHTKTTINKCYQIWNLLVLELWFQEFFDQ; from the coding sequence ATGTGCGGTATAACGGGGAAAATTAATCTTTCAGGAAAGGCAGTGCTTCCTGACGATATTGAAAAGATGAACGAGGCGATTAAACATCGTGGTCCGGACGATGGTGGGATTTATATTTCTCCTAAAAAGAATGTCGGTTTGGGACACCGGCGATTATCAATCATTGATCTTTCCCCGCTTGGCCATCAGCCGATGCGCTATTTAGATAGATATTGGATTGTTTTTAACGGCGAAATATATAATTTTCAGGAAAAAAGAGATCTTCTTGAAAAAGACGGATATATATTTAAATCAAAAACTGATACGGAGGTAATTCTGGCGCTTTATGATAAATACGGAAAAAATTGTCTTGAACATTTGCGGGGCATGTTTGCTTTTGCGATTTATGATGAAAAAGAAAATACGATTTTCTGTGCACGCGATCGGGTGGGAAAGAAGCCTTTTAAATATTATTTGGATGATAAGGTATTCATTTTTGCTTCGGAGTTAAAGGCAATTCTTACTCAGAAGGATTATGAAAAAAAACCGGATTATGTCGCGATTCACCATTATCTAACCTTACAATATTGTCCCGCACCATTAACAGGATTTAAAGATATCAAAAAACTTGAACCAGCGCATTATCTTTTTATTGATCTGAAGACGAGGAAAGTTGAAATTAATAGATACTGGATCTTGGATTACACGCAAAAACTGAATTTGTCCGAGGCAGAATGGAAAATTAAGATAATGGAAAAACTTGAGGAATCTGTTCGGCTGAGGATGATTTCGGATGTTCCGTTGGGGGTGTTTCTCTCTGGTGGCGTAGATTCCAGTGCAATAGTCGGGCTGATGAGTAAAATAAGTGATAGGCCGGTAAAAACATTTTCCATTGGGTTTAAGGAGCAAAAATATAATGAACTTTCATACGCAAAAATTATTGCTGACAAATTTAAGACTGATCACAGGGAATTCATAGTTGAAGCCAAGGCGATAGAAATTCTTCCGATGTTAATTAAGCAGTATGAAGAACCATATGCCGATTCAAGCGCAATTCCGACATATTACGTAAGTAAATTGACGCGTGAGCACGTAACCGTAGCTCTGAATGGTGACGGCGGCGATGAAAACTTTGCCGGCTATGGCAGTTATCGGTATTTCAAAATAACTCTTTTTTATGATAAATTCCGTTATTTTCATAAGTGGGTGGTTTTGCCAATTGCAAAGATTTTGTCAGAAAATATTAAAAGTGATCTGACACACAAAATCTATCACTTCGCAAAAATTCTATCTCAGGAACCGTCAAGACGATTCACTTATTTTATGTCACATTTCGATAGTGAAATGAAAAAAGAATTATATACTGACAATATGAAGAAATTAACTGTCGGCCATGATTCCTTTGACATGCTGCCGCACAAGATATCAGAGGCAAAAGTTGTTGATCCTCTAGATTGTGCCATGTGTATGGATTTGAGCAGTTATATTCCGGATGGGCTAATGGTAAAAGTTGATATTGCCAGTATGGCAGTAGCGCTAGAGGGTAGATCTCCTCTGCTTGATCACGAATTTATTGAGCTTGCTTGTCAGATACCTAGTACCCTAAAACTGAAGGGGCTAAATAAGAAAAAATATATTTTTAAAAAAGCGCTTGAAGGATTTATCCCAGATGAAATACTGAATCGTCCCAAAATGGGTTTTGGTATTCCGCTTGATATTTGGCTTAGAAGTGACTTGAAGAAGTATACATATGATAATTTGCTTTCGGAGCGCGCAATTAATCGCGGAATCTTTAAGAGAGAAGAGGTGAAGAAGATACTGGATACGCACACAAAAACAACGATTAACAAGTGTTATCAGATCTGGAATTTATTGGTTCTCGAGCTTTGGTTTCAGGAGTTTTTTGATCAATGA